One Ostrea edulis chromosome 2, xbOstEdul1.1, whole genome shotgun sequence genomic region harbors:
- the LOC125679765 gene encoding clumping factor B-like, with the protein MDRINEIPGMTKTSSTTSKDGSYTRTVVQKTYTHTVDGGENSVYGTLKESGNSGNLITMNAGKDMGFRNMQSTPGFSSRTVTSRSLESAPQVSSSGRQILLKKTESIPPRSLSTRRVVTSKTSPEITSRTITTRTSSLESMPAITSNSRRVVTKSSSSKTIPLFSSSSKFATKTTSMQSNPVVTSSGRKTIQSSSSQMLSSRPLSSVNMGIRAATQSISLDSNPQMTSSRTKAIRSSSSQNSIASRPFLTRSNIPDVNIGSMTSRQSISRRSEPMMTSSGTKTVRSSSSQNLFSSSSTSGNSMTAAEFDTGSRTSSQSLRDRSASLTNSLNPYVETSTPSRQTREFSSSTKTGMEIPASKKISTAEFSSSRFSSATKLLPRPGASDFTVIRVRERLPATVEETSRGTSFRKTRFDTYDRNTGANALTSSRTRSLSSSPTFVTSSMSNSSEATIASPELMPVTAGGSVQASASDNMVQNMVAADIATGGDVVEGAMEMAGNVVEGAQEVAGNVVETMQERAGNVVEAVNNVGENIAEAGANMVENVVEGVEKRVEIAGEVAENVVEGVKDVLDDGSLPNPLMTGGRGDIDNRLDIGETDDKDLAIEGSLGDRDRYRKSDEMGAAVGLRRNGDSGEDSNGDGDSDSEERDTNSGIDRDGDGDSDSEERDSNSGEDSNGDGDSDSEERRRGSLAGRDSSGERDSESTERRGGRRRGSRRGRWWRRDGRGSDSSADSGSNSQGSDSSDESRDGDRDDSGSDSSSSDSMEDDFDYFEDMNDFWMNGGSRRSSSKRKSLTTSSSSLTRSNSQRIGTSNLNLQSSRSGSSRATANPGYQRGDMRRIISQIRNNGGAVISLPEAKSNTMVHFFVKWRKSNLSKKGQKMFIRTPEATVAILRHPNRRI; encoded by the exons ATGGACAGAATTAACGAAATCCCTGGAATGACAAAGACTTCCTCCACTACAAGCAAAGACGGTAGCTACACACGAACAGTGGTCCAGAAAACATATACACATACCGTAGATGGTGGGGAAAATTCTGTATATGGAACATTGAAGGAGAGCGGGAATTCTGGGAATCTGATAACCATGAATGCGGGTAAAGACATGGGCTTTAGGAATATGCAGTCGACACCAGGGTTTAGCTCACGGACTGTAACGTCCCGGTCGCTAGAATCAGCACCACAAGTATCAAGCTCCGGCAGACAAATTTTGCTTAAGAAAACGGAGTCTATCCCACCAAGGTCACTCAGTACTCGCCGAGTTGTCACCTCGAAAACCAGTCCAGAAATTACATCAAGGACCATTACAACTCGAACCTCTTCTCTAGAATCAATGCCTGCAATAACCTCAAATTCCCGAAGAGTTGTTACAAAAAGTAGTTCCTCAAAAACCATTCCATTATTCTCCTCTTCTAGTAAATTTGCAACCAAGACAACTTCTATGCAAAGTAATCCTGTAGTGACGTCATCAGGGAGGAAAACGATTCAGTCCTCTTCATCACAGATGCTTTCTTCCCGACCATTATCATCCGTTAACATGGGAATACGGGCAGCAACACAATCAATTTCACTGGACAGCAATCCTCAGATGACGTCATCGAGGACAAAAGCCATTCGGTCCTCTTCATCACAGAATTCAATTGCTTCCAGACCATTCTTAACTCGCAGTAACATCCCAGATGTTAACATTGGATCAATGACATCAAGGCAATCAATTTCACGAAGAAGCGAGCCCATGATGACGTCATCAGGAACAAAAACCGTTCGGTCTTCATCCTCCCagaatttattttcttcatcATCCACATCTGGCAATAGCATGACAGCTGCTGAATTTGATACTGGATCAAGGACGTCGAGTCAATCACTTAGAGATAGATCAGCATCCCTCACAAACAGCCTCAATCCTTATGTAGAGACTTCAACGCCCTCTAGACAAACTCGGGAGTTTTCATCTTCAACAAAGACCGGCATGGAGATCCCGGCATCAAAAAAGATATCTACGGCAGAATTTTCGTCCTCCAGATTTTCATCTGCTACAAAACTACTTCCACGCCCAGGCGCGTCCGATTTCACAGTAATAAGAGTGCGAGAGCGACTCCCTGCAACAGTGGAAGAGACATCTAGAGGAACATCATTTAGAAAAACAAGATTCGACACGTATGACAGAAACACTGGGGCAAATGCCCTTACATCTTCCCGCACCAGGTCCTTATCATCTTCTCCTACATTTGTAACTTCTTCAATGTCCAACTCC TCTGAAGCCACAATCGCCTCCCCTGAATTGATGCCCGTGACAGCAGGGGGTTCAGTTCAAGCTTCTGCATCAGACAATATGGTACAG AACATGGTCGCCGCGGACATAGCCACTGGAGGGGACGTTGTGGAGGGAGCCATGGAGATGGCTGGTAACGTTGTAGAAGGCGCACAAGAAGTGGCGGGAAATGTTGTGGAGACCATGCAGGAGAGAGCTGGTAACGTTGTAGAAGCCGTCAATAACGTGGGGGAAAACATCGCCGAGGCTGGAGCAAATATGGTAGAAAATGTCGTCGAGGGTGTGGAAAAGAGAGTAGAAATTGCTGGCGAGGTCGCTGAAAATGTTGTAGAAGGCGTAAAAGACGTCTTAGATGATGGAAGTTTACCAAATCCGCTCATGACTGGGGGAAGAGGGGATATAGACAATAGATTGGATATTGGAGAAACTGATGATAAGGATTTAGCGATAGAAGGGTCGCTTGGGGATAGAGACAGATATAGGAAAAGTGATGAAATGGGCGCCGCTGTCGGTCTGCGGAGAAATGGAGACTCTGGTGAGGATTCAAACGGCGACGGAGATAGTGACAGTGAGGAGAGAGACACTAATTCCGGCATTGACAGAGATGGTGATGGCGACAGTGACAGTGAAGAACGTGACTCCAATTCTGGCGAAGACTCTAATGGCGACGGAGATAGTGACAGCGAAGAACGTAGAAGAGGATCACTCGCCGGTCGTGATTCGTCAGGTGAAAGAGACAGCGAGAGTACGGAAAGAAGGGGCGGAAGACGCCGGGGTAGCAGACGCGGAAGATGGTGGAGAAGAGACGGAAGAGGTTCGGATTCCAGCGCGGACAGTGGAAGTAACAGCCAAGGTTCTGACTCCAGTGACGAAAGCAGGGACGGAGACAGGGACGACAGCGGGTCAGACTCCAGCAGCAGCGACTCCATGGAAGATGATTTCGATTACTTCGAAGATATGAATGATTTCTGGATGAACGGTGGATCTAGGAGGTCTTCTAGCAAACGAAAATCTCTGACCACCTCATCATCCAGTCTAACTAGATCCAACTCTCAGAGAATCGGTACTTCCAATCTTAATTTACAGTCATCTAGGTCTGGATCTAGTCGGGCTACCGCCAACCCTGGTTACCAGAGAGGAGACATGAGAAGGATTATTTCACAGATAAGAAACAATGGCGGAGCTGTTATCTCTCTCCCTGAGGCCAAGTCAAATACCATGGTTCATTTCTTTGTTAAATGGAGAAAGTCCAACCTTTCCAAGAAAGGACAGAAGATGTTTATAAGAACACCAGAAGCAACTGTTGCAATTCTAAGACATCCAAATCGTCGAATTTAA